The DNA region CGCGGTGCTTTCCTTCACGGCCATGGCGGTCGCGGTGCGCGAGCTGCAGCGCCACATGGGGTCGTTCGAGATTGTGTTCCTGCGCAGCGTGGTGATGCTCGCCCTCGTGCTGCTGATGATTCCCCGGGCCGGTACCGCTGCCCTGCGGACCCGCAGGTTTTCGCTGCACTTCTGGAGAAACACCATCCACTTCTGCGGGCAGGTGCTGTGGGTCTACTCCATCGGCGCGCTCACGCTCGCCATGGTGTTTGCGATCGAGTTCACGATGCCGGTATGGACGGCGCTCCTCGCCTGGATCTTCCTCAAGGAGAAGTTCACCTTCCCGAGACTGGTGATGCTCGCGCTCGGCCTCGTCGGCGTGCTGATCATCGTGCGTCCTGGCGGCGGCGCGTTCCATCCGGCGGCGGTGGCGATGATCCTCGGCTCGCTCTGCTATGCCTCGTCCTTCATTTTCACCAAGCGGCTGTCGTCGACCGACAGCGCGCTCGCCGTGCTTTTCTGGATGGCTGTGGTGCAGACGCCGATCTCGCTCGTCGCCGCGGCGCCGCAGTGGGTCACACCGGTGGCTGCCGACCTGCCCTGGATCCTGGCCATCGGTATCGGCAGCTTCTGCGCTCACTACTGCATGACGCAGGCGATGAGGCTGGTTGACGCGATGGTCGCGGTCCCGATCGACTTCATCCGACTGCCGCTGATCGCGGTAGTGGGCGCGCTCGCGTACGCGGAGCCGTTCGACCCGCTGGTGCTCGCCGGGGCGGTGATCATCTTCGCCGGCACCTACTACTCGCTCAGCCGCGAGCGGCGCTGACTATTAGGGTAACTATAAGGGGCCGGGACCCTTTTCCAACTACTTTGAGCCGCCCGCGGCGGCTGGCGTGTTCTTCTGCGCGAGGCGCTTGATGAGGCCGTCGATGCCTTCCTGCTTCACCACGGCATCGAACTCGCTGCGGTAGGTGAGCACGAGGCTTACGCCCTCGACCACGATGTCGTAGATCTTCCAGCCCGAGTCGGTCTTGCGCATCGAGTAGTCGAGGAGCACAGGCTTGCCGCCGGGGCGGATGAACTGGTTGTGCACCGTGACGT from Terriglobales bacterium includes:
- a CDS encoding DMT family transporter; the encoded protein is MTTQPAHTLRGVLWMAGAVLSFTAMAVAVRELQRHMGSFEIVFLRSVVMLALVLLMIPRAGTAALRTRRFSLHFWRNTIHFCGQVLWVYSIGALTLAMVFAIEFTMPVWTALLAWIFLKEKFTFPRLVMLALGLVGVLIIVRPGGGAFHPAAVAMILGSLCYASSFIFTKRLSSTDSALAVLFWMAVVQTPISLVAAAPQWVTPVAADLPWILAIGIGSFCAHYCMTQAMRLVDAMVAVPIDFIRLPLIAVVGALAYAEPFDPLVLAGAVIIFAGTYYSLSRERR